In the genome of Xanthomonas hortorum pv. pelargonii, the window CGGTGCACGTTCAATCGGCTTCAAGCCCAATGGGCTTGAAGCCGATCCGCAGGCTATCCCGGACGCACTTTGCCCGGGAAGCGAGGTGAACCGTTAAACTTTGCATCGCCGCAGCGATCAAAGCCTCGTACTTTTACTCGTACACGGTAAAGGTAGGATTTGCGAAAATTCCGTTAAATCTAGATGAGTGAGGCAGCAGTCGCGATGAGAGACCGATATCGCCAGATCGTGGCACTGTCCCGCGATTGCATCAAAGAGATCGACCTCGATGGGCGGATCACGGCAATCAACGTCAATGGGCTGGCCGGACTCGGCGTCAGCCATCCCGACCAGCTCATCTCGCAGCCATGGCGCGAATTGTGGCCGCCCGAGGCCGTGGGCCTGGTCGATGCGGCGATCGCCGGCTCCGCGAATGGCTTGATCCAGGAATTCGAGGCCGTCTGCGTGAACTTCGCCGGCGTGCGTCAGACCTGGCAGGTGGTCACCAGCCCGCTGTTCGATGCCTTTGGCAACGTCGAGGCGATTCTTGCGGTGAGCAAGAACATCTCCGACCGCAGGGCGCTGGAGGCGGCGTTCCATACGCTGGATTCCATGCTGAAGGCCGAACGCGAGTTTTCCACCGGCGCCTTGATGCTGGCGCGTGCGCGCGAAAATTCGCTGTCGACCGAACTGCATACCCTGCGCGACCTGCAGGAGCGCATCGAAGGCGATCTGGACATTGCGCGCGCCGCACAGGGAGCGGCCGAGAAAATTTCCGAGCAGGCACAGAAAGGCGAAGCGGTCGGCCAATTGCTGGCAGGCGTCGTTCACGACTTGAACAACGTGCTGCAGGCGGCGACATCGGCCATCGACCTGGTCGTACAGCGCGCAAGGATCGATGCGCACGATGCCAAGCTGCTGAGCGTGGCCGACGCGGCGCTTCAGCATGGCTCGGTCATGGCGCAGCGGCTGGTCGGATTTTCGCGCCAGTATCCGTACAGCCCGGAGGCAGTGGATCTTGCCGCATTGGCCGAACAGCTGAGCCCATTGCTGGAACAGGTGGTCGGCGCCGAGTTGCAATTGCAGTTGCGCACCAGCGAAGGCGGATGCTGCGCCATGGTCGATCGCCATACGGTGGAGCGCGCGATCCTGAATCTGGTGATCAACTCCCGCGATGCCTGCAAGAGCGGGGACACCATCCGTATCGAAACCGGCGACACCGTCGTGGCCGCCGAGGACGCGAGCCTGAGCAAACCGGGCGGGCATTACGTCACCATCACCGTTGCCGATAGCGGACATGGCATGGATGCAGGTGTGCAATCGCGGTTATTCGAAGCCTATTTCACTACCAAGGACGCAGGCAAAGGAGCCGGGCTTGGCTTGACGCAGGTGTATAGCGCGGTGCGTCAGGCCGGTGGCTTTGTCGAAGTGAGTTCGGCTCCCGGTAAAGGTGCGCGCTTCTTGCTGGCGTTTCCGCGTATGCAACGAAGCCAGACGTCTGAGCTGACCGCATCGCCCTGAACGGCTACAGGGGTGTAGTTGTACGCGACAAGCGTGACCTGAAGAGCCACGCAAGCAATGCGCAGGTGCCGCCGCCCCATAGCCCGCTTCGCACCAAGGCCAGGATCAGATCGCGATCCGAGCCCATGGACCAGCCGCCAACGACCGCTGTGAGCAACACGACCAACCCAGCCGAAAACAGGCCGCTCAGCGCGCCGATTGCGATCTGGACAAAGGGGTTTGGCGCACGCTCGCGATACAGACGACGGCACGTCAACGCGCACCCCAATCCCGCACCAGCGGCAGCAATCACCGGCAACACCAGGACGTAGGACAAGCCTGCGATCAGAAAAGCAGTCTCGCTATCGAGCCGCGCCCACTGCAGAAAGCCCAGCAATCCGCCTAGCGGAGGACCGACCACTGCAAAGATCATGACCTGCTGGAGGATCGAGCGCCGTGTTGCTCTGGACACATCACGCCTCATTTGAGTTTGCCGGCCTGGGCTGCAGACCACAGGTCACCAGGCATCCGATGCACGCAGACTTCGCGCCGGCCAAGCAACAAGCTTGATTAGGCAACTGCTGAACAGACACAGCAGCAGAATTCGCTGCAAGCGAACAACTCGCGCAGTTCCTGCCTTGAGACGTCTCTTCTTGTTTCCAGTGCCGGAGAAAAGAAAAGCACCTAGGTGTTTGCCTAAGTGCTTTTATTTGGTGGGCCGTCAAGGATTCGAACCTTGGACCTATTGATTAAGAGTCAACTGCTCTACCAACTGAGCTAACGGCCCTGAAACTGGTCGCACATTGTATGTGCGTTTTTGCTTCGTTGCAACACCCCGCGATGCGTCGGGTCCAACATTTCCTGCAATCAGTGGGGTGGCTGAGGGGACTCGAACCCCCGACATCTGGAATCACAATCCAGTACTCTAACCAGCTGAGCTACAGCCACCACTGAAAACCTACTTCCTACCGCACCGCCGATGGCGCGCCCGACAGGACTCGAACCTGTAACCGCCGGCTTAGAAGGCCGGTGCTCTATCCGGTTGAGCTACGGGCGCCCGGACCGAACGTTGCATTCCCACGCCGCAAGAAGCTCGGAATGGTCGGGGTAGAGGGATTCGAACCCCCGACATCCTGCTCCCAAAGCAGGCGCGCTACCAGACTGCGCTATACCCCGGCGGGACCTTTCAATCCCGAAGGCTGGAAAGGTCGGCTATTTTGGGAACGATTGGCCTCGCTGTCAATCACTCTGCGTCAATTCGCCGATCCGGTATCCTCGCGACAACGCTCACCACCATGGCGAGCACCTACATTTCATGGAGAACACGCATGCGTAGCGGCAACCCTGCCCTTCGGGAATCCACATTCCTCGACCTTGGCTCCGGCTCGGTCGTCACCCGCGACGGCCAGGCGATGACCCTCAACGGCACCGTCAACAAGACCGGTGCGTTGTTGTTGATGGCCGTGCTCACCGCTGCTTTCGCCTGGTCGCAATCTGTTGGTGCAGACGGCATGCCATTGCCTGCAGCCAAGCTGTACATGATTGCCGGCGCGATCGGCGGGCTGGTGTTCGCACTGGCGACCAGCTTCAAGCCGACCTGGGCACCGATCACCGCGCCGCTGTATGCGCTGGTGGAAGGCTTCTTTCTTGGCTCGATTTCGGCGGTGTACGAGGCGCGCTTCAACGGCATCGTGTTCCAGGCGGTGCTGCTGACCTTCGGCACGATGTTCGCGCTGCTGTTTGCTTACCGCAGTGGACTGATCAAGGCCACCGAGAACTTCAAGCTGGGCGTGGTTGCGGCAACCGGCGGCATTGCGCTGGTGTATCTGGCGACCATCGTGCTGGGCTTGTTCGGTGTGCGCATCCAGTTCATCCATGACTCGGGGCTGATCGGCATCGGCTTCAGCCTGTTCGTGGTGGTGGTGGCAGCACTGAATCTGGTGCTGGACTTCGACTTCATCGAAAGCGGTGTGGAACAAGGCGCCCCCAAGCACATGGAGTGGTACGGCGCGTTTGGCCTGATGGTGACGCTGGTGTGGCTGTACATCGAGTTCCTGCGGTTGTTGTCGAAGCTGCAGTCGCGCAATTAAGCGGGGAATCGAGAATCGGGATTAGGGAATCGCAAGAGCGGCCCCCTTCCGCATCCCGAACTTCAAGCAAAGAAAGGCGCCTAGGCGCCCTTCTTGTTTCCAGTCGCTGGTTCGCTCAGAGGCGGCTGGCGATGGCCTTGGCGAAGCCCATGGTGTTGCCGGTGCCGCCCAGGTCGGGGGTCAGCGAGTCCTTGGCTTCCAGGGTGGCCACGATGGCTTCGCGCAGGCGCTCGGCGTTTTGCGGTTGACCGATGTGATCCAGCATCTGCGCCGCGCCCAGCAGCAGCGCGCACGGGTTGGCCTTGCCCTGCCCTGCGATGTCCGGCGCCGAGCCGTGCACGGCTTCGAAGATCGCCGCATCCAGACCGATGTTGGCACCCGGGGCCAGGCCCAGGCCGCCCACCAGACCGGCACACAGGTCGGAGATGATGTCGCCGAACAGGTTGGTGGTCACGATGATGTCGAACTGTTCCGGACGCATCACCAGCTGCATGCAGGTGTTGTCGACGATCATTTCCTGGAATTCGATTTCCGGGTACTGCGTCGCCACGTCACGTGCCACCTTCAGGAACAGGCCCGAGGTCGACTTGATGATGTTGGCCTTGTGCACCGCAGTGACCTTCTTGCGGCCAGTAGCGCGGGCGAGGTCGAAGGCGTAGCGCACGATGCGCTCGGAGCCCTTGCGGGTGACGCGGGCGCCGGAGAACGCGGTCTCGCCATCCTCGGACACGGTCTGGCCTTCGCTCAGGTAGGCGCCTTCGGTGTTCTCGCGCACCGTGATCAGGTCCACGCCATCGGCGAAACGCGACTTGGTGTTGGGGAACGACTTGGCCGGACGCACGTTGGCGTACAGGTCGAACTTGCGACGCATGGCGACGTTGATCGAGCTGAAACCTTCACCGACCGGCGTGGTCAGCGGGCTCTTCAGCGCCACCTTGTTATTGGTGATCGAAGCCAGGGTCGACTCCGGCAGCAGATCGCCGTGCTTCTCCAGCGCGACCAGGCCAGCATCGGCGTACTCGTAGGTCAGGCCAGCTTGCAGCGCGTCGAGCACGAACAGCGTGGCATCCATGATCTCCGGGCCAATACCGTCGCCGCGGATGACCGTGATTGTCTGCGTCATAACGTTGGGTTTCCGAACTTGAAGGGGGGAGCGCCAGCCGTAAAACCCGGCAGAGCGGCGCAAGGAGGTTTCACAGGCAATTATGCCCGATGCCGGTGAAGGCGCCCAAACCGACCTTGGTCTAAGAGCGGCGCACACCCTCCACAACGCAGCGCGCCGCCTCGATGGGCGGCG includes:
- a CDS encoding isocitrate dehydrogenase yields the protein MTQTITVIRGDGIGPEIMDATLFVLDALQAGLTYEYADAGLVALEKHGDLLPESTLASITNNKVALKSPLTTPVGEGFSSINVAMRRKFDLYANVRPAKSFPNTKSRFADGVDLITVRENTEGAYLSEGQTVSEDGETAFSGARVTRKGSERIVRYAFDLARATGRKKVTAVHKANIIKSTSGLFLKVARDVATQYPEIEFQEMIVDNTCMQLVMRPEQFDIIVTTNLFGDIISDLCAGLVGGLGLAPGANIGLDAAIFEAVHGSAPDIAGQGKANPCALLLGAAQMLDHIGQPQNAERLREAIVATLEAKDSLTPDLGGTGNTMGFAKAIASRL
- a CDS encoding Bax inhibitor-1/YccA family protein translates to MRSGNPALRESTFLDLGSGSVVTRDGQAMTLNGTVNKTGALLLMAVLTAAFAWSQSVGADGMPLPAAKLYMIAGAIGGLVFALATSFKPTWAPITAPLYALVEGFFLGSISAVYEARFNGIVFQAVLLTFGTMFALLFAYRSGLIKATENFKLGVVAATGGIALVYLATIVLGLFGVRIQFIHDSGLIGIGFSLFVVVVAALNLVLDFDFIESGVEQGAPKHMEWYGAFGLMVTLVWLYIEFLRLLSKLQSRN
- a CDS encoding PAS domain-containing sensor histidine kinase is translated as MRDRYRQIVALSRDCIKEIDLDGRITAINVNGLAGLGVSHPDQLISQPWRELWPPEAVGLVDAAIAGSANGLIQEFEAVCVNFAGVRQTWQVVTSPLFDAFGNVEAILAVSKNISDRRALEAAFHTLDSMLKAEREFSTGALMLARARENSLSTELHTLRDLQERIEGDLDIARAAQGAAEKISEQAQKGEAVGQLLAGVVHDLNNVLQAATSAIDLVVQRARIDAHDAKLLSVADAALQHGSVMAQRLVGFSRQYPYSPEAVDLAALAEQLSPLLEQVVGAELQLQLRTSEGGCCAMVDRHTVERAILNLVINSRDACKSGDTIRIETGDTVVAAEDASLSKPGGHYVTITVADSGHGMDAGVQSRLFEAYFTTKDAGKGAGLGLTQVYSAVRQAGGFVEVSSAPGKGARFLLAFPRMQRSQTSELTASP